A window of Desulfovibrio sp. X2 contains these coding sequences:
- a CDS encoding DUF3108 domain-containing protein, whose protein sequence is MHMRRGLFSSRPSLPLFLCALAALLLLLPGAADAGRPLPPDAPLVATAAPAAQVYVPSASRGLDAERANWFKPGERFDYNVRWGPFDVGSATIEVLPTGTVNGKPARGFRMTARTNDFADVFYKVRDVNESWTDMDMQGSLLYLTKQHEGSYVRDYELRLYADKGTAELWSNETGKHKNTVHIFPGTMDPLSVLFAFRAWPEEFHPGMVIRQAVTDGKKFVLGEATVVRREKVKVPAGEYDCYLVEPDIRDLGGVFRKSPEAALQIWVTADSRRLPVLVRSKVVVGHFVAEMTEYKD, encoded by the coding sequence ATGCATATGCGCAGAGGCCTTTTCTCCTCCCGCCCTTCCCTGCCCCTGTTCCTGTGCGCCCTGGCGGCGCTCCTGCTCCTCCTTCCGGGAGCGGCGGACGCGGGCAGGCCCCTGCCTCCCGACGCCCCTCTCGTGGCCACGGCCGCGCCCGCGGCCCAGGTCTACGTGCCCTCCGCCTCGCGCGGCCTGGATGCCGAGCGTGCCAACTGGTTCAAGCCGGGCGAGCGCTTCGACTACAACGTCCGCTGGGGGCCCTTCGACGTGGGCAGCGCGACCATCGAGGTCCTGCCCACGGGCACGGTGAACGGCAAGCCCGCGCGCGGCTTCCGCATGACCGCGCGGACCAACGACTTCGCCGACGTCTTCTACAAGGTGCGAGACGTGAACGAGTCCTGGACGGACATGGACATGCAGGGCTCGCTCCTCTACCTCACGAAGCAGCACGAGGGCTCCTACGTCCGCGACTACGAGCTCAGGCTCTACGCGGACAAGGGCACGGCCGAGCTGTGGAGCAACGAGACCGGCAAGCACAAGAACACGGTGCACATCTTCCCCGGGACCATGGACCCGCTCTCCGTGCTCTTCGCCTTCAGGGCCTGGCCCGAGGAGTTCCACCCCGGCATGGTCATCCGCCAGGCCGTGACCGACGGCAAGAAGTTCGTCCTGGGCGAGGCCACGGTGGTCAGGCGCGAGAAGGTCAAGGTGCCCGCCGGGGAGTACGACTGCTACCTGGTGGAGCCGGACATCCGCGACCTGGGCGGCGTGTTCCGCAAGAGCCCGGAGGCGGCGCTGCAGATATGGGTCACGGCGGACAGCCGCCGCCTGCCCGTGCTCGTCCGCTCCAAGGTCGTGGTCGGCCATTTCGTGGCTGAGATGACCGAATACAAGGACTGA
- the cobA gene encoding uroporphyrinogen-III C-methyltransferase, protein MSTVYLVGAGPGDPGLLTLRGRELIEQADVLIYDYLANKEFLSFARPDCEIIYVGKKGGDHTLPQDDINTLLVDKALEEEGRMIVRLKGGDPYVFGRGAEEAEELVEAGIAFEVVPGVTSAVAAPAYAGIPVTHRRFASSVSFITGHEDPTKEGSAINWGALAASGSTLVFFMGVKNLPTIAAKLMEHGMRPDMPCALVHWGTTCRQRSFVSTLDSVAEEAVALGFKAPSLIIVGEVCSLKETLDWHELKPLLGLGVVVTRSREQASELTSKLRELGACCHEFPTIEISPLPDDAPVREAIAKLPGYDWLVFTSVNGVEGFWDVLDDMGLDARAIGRAKVAAIGPATATALCSRGVRPDLVPGQYVAESVVEAMLREGMNGKKVLIPRAMVAREVLPDELAKAGAEVTVLPVYETKLADEDPSDLLAALEKGEIHFVTFTSSSTVQNFFTRITPEVFAPYREQVKLVCIGPVTAKTLEKLGFTPDVVAGEYTIPGLVEALVASIT, encoded by the coding sequence ATGAGCACCGTCTATCTCGTGGGCGCGGGGCCCGGCGACCCCGGGCTGCTCACTTTGCGCGGCAGGGAACTGATCGAACAGGCCGACGTGCTGATCTACGACTACCTGGCCAACAAGGAGTTCCTCTCCTTCGCCCGGCCGGACTGCGAAATCATCTACGTGGGCAAGAAGGGCGGGGACCACACCCTGCCCCAGGACGACATCAACACCCTGCTCGTGGACAAGGCCCTGGAAGAGGAGGGCCGCATGATCGTGCGCCTCAAGGGCGGCGATCCCTACGTCTTCGGCCGCGGCGCCGAGGAGGCCGAGGAGCTGGTCGAGGCGGGCATCGCCTTCGAGGTCGTGCCCGGCGTGACCTCGGCCGTTGCCGCCCCGGCCTATGCGGGCATCCCGGTGACGCACCGCCGCTTCGCCTCCTCCGTGTCCTTCATCACCGGCCACGAGGACCCCACCAAGGAAGGCTCGGCCATCAACTGGGGCGCGCTCGCCGCCTCGGGCTCCACGCTCGTCTTCTTCATGGGCGTCAAGAACCTGCCGACCATCGCCGCCAAGCTCATGGAGCACGGCATGCGCCCGGACATGCCCTGCGCCCTGGTGCACTGGGGCACCACCTGCCGCCAGCGCTCCTTCGTCTCCACCCTGGACAGCGTGGCCGAGGAGGCCGTGGCGCTCGGCTTCAAGGCGCCGTCGCTGATCATCGTGGGCGAGGTCTGCTCGCTCAAGGAGACGCTCGACTGGCACGAGCTGAAGCCGCTGCTCGGCCTCGGCGTGGTCGTCACCCGCTCGCGAGAGCAGGCCTCGGAGCTGACATCGAAGCTCCGCGAGCTCGGCGCCTGCTGCCACGAATTTCCCACCATCGAGATCAGCCCTCTGCCGGACGACGCGCCGGTGCGCGAGGCAATCGCCAAGCTGCCCGGGTACGACTGGCTGGTCTTCACCTCGGTCAACGGGGTGGAGGGCTTCTGGGACGTGCTCGACGACATGGGGCTGGACGCCCGCGCCATCGGCCGCGCCAAGGTCGCGGCCATCGGCCCGGCCACCGCCACGGCGCTGTGCTCCCGCGGCGTGCGCCCGGACCTCGTGCCCGGCCAGTACGTGGCCGAGAGCGTGGTCGAGGCCATGCTGCGCGAGGGGATGAACGGCAAGAAGGTGCTCATCCCCCGCGCCATGGTCGCGCGCGAGGTCCTGCCCGACGAGCTCGCCAAGGCCGGGGCCGAGGTCACGGTCCTGCCGGTCTACGAGACGAAGCTCGCGGACGAGGACCCCTCCGACCTCCTCGCCGCGCTCGAGAAGGGCGAGATCCACTTCGTGACCTTCACGAGCTCCTCCACGGTGCAGAACTTCTTCACCCGCATCACGCCCGAGGTCTTCGCCCCGTACCGCGAGCAGGTGAAGCTCGTGTGCATCGGCCCGGTCACGGCCAAGACCCTCGAGAAGCTCGGCTTCACGCCCGACGTGGTGGCCGGGGAATACACCATCCCCGGCCTCGTGGAGGCCCTGGTGGCCTCGATCACCTAG
- the purN gene encoding phosphoribosylglycinamide formyltransferase, whose protein sequence is MSLALAVLVSGSGSNLQSIIDKVEAGALDADIRVVLSNKPDAYGLTRARTHGIPAVCLDHKRFDGREAFDAEMVRVIREHGADAVAMAGFMRMVTPVFLGAFPGRVVNIHPALLPSFPGVHGQADAAAYGVRFSGCTVHFVDEKMDHGPVIIQAVVPAYPEDDGDTLGARILAMEHRIYPQALQWLAEGRLRHAGRKVVVEGCGPCVALTGAGMVNPPLEPGF, encoded by the coding sequence ATGTCCCTCGCGCTCGCCGTCCTCGTCTCCGGTTCCGGCTCCAACCTGCAGTCGATCATCGACAAGGTGGAGGCCGGGGCCCTGGACGCGGACATCCGCGTGGTCCTGTCCAACAAGCCGGACGCCTACGGCCTGACCCGGGCCCGCACCCACGGCATCCCGGCCGTCTGCCTGGACCACAAGCGGTTCGACGGCCGCGAGGCCTTCGACGCGGAGATGGTCCGCGTCATCCGGGAGCACGGCGCGGACGCGGTGGCCATGGCAGGCTTCATGCGCATGGTCACCCCGGTCTTTTTGGGCGCCTTCCCGGGCCGCGTGGTGAACATCCATCCCGCGCTCCTGCCGTCGTTCCCCGGCGTGCACGGCCAGGCCGACGCGGCCGCCTACGGCGTGCGCTTCTCCGGCTGCACCGTGCACTTCGTGGACGAGAAGATGGACCACGGGCCGGTGATCATCCAGGCCGTGGTCCCGGCCTATCCCGAGGACGACGGCGACACCCTCGGCGCCCGCATCCTGGCCATGGAGCACCGCATCTACCCCCAGGCCCTGCAGTGGCTGGCCGAAGGCCGCCTGCGCCACGCCGGCCGCAAGGTGGTCGTCGAGGGATGCGGCCCCTGCGTTGCCCTTACCGGCGCAGGTATGGTAAACCCTCCCCTGGAGCCAGGATTCTAG
- the amrA gene encoding AmmeMemoRadiSam system protein A, with amino-acid sequence MAEPTSSQPLGPEPFRFVLTDEEKSYLKALVRQSIKDGFAGGGRPGKPPTEKLTSELGAFVTLKENGGLRGCIGHIIGDKPVYETVYEMAQQAAFRDPRFPPVQPGEFDSLEIEVSILSPITPCPDLRQIAPGRHGLLVLRPPRSGLLLPQVASEYGWDCETFLAQTCLKAGLPPDAWKEPGTDVYWFEAEVF; translated from the coding sequence ATGGCCGAGCCGACCAGTTCCCAGCCCTTGGGCCCCGAACCGTTCCGCTTCGTCCTCACGGACGAGGAAAAATCCTATCTCAAGGCCCTGGTCCGCCAGAGCATCAAGGACGGGTTCGCCGGAGGCGGCAGGCCCGGCAAGCCGCCCACCGAAAAGCTCACCTCGGAGCTCGGGGCCTTCGTGACGCTCAAGGAGAACGGCGGGCTGCGCGGCTGCATCGGCCACATCATCGGCGACAAGCCGGTCTACGAGACCGTCTACGAGATGGCGCAGCAGGCCGCGTTCCGCGATCCCCGCTTCCCCCCCGTGCAGCCCGGCGAGTTCGATTCCCTGGAGATCGAGGTCTCCATCCTCTCGCCCATCACGCCCTGCCCGGACCTGAGGCAAATCGCCCCGGGCCGCCACGGACTGCTCGTGCTCAGGCCCCCGCGCTCCGGGCTCCTCCTGCCGCAGGTGGCCTCGGAATACGGCTGGGACTGCGAGACCTTCCTCGCCCAGACCTGCCTCAAGGCGGGCCTGCCCCCGGACGCCTGGAAGGAGCCCGGCACGGACGTCTACTGGTTCGAGGCCGAGGTCTTCTAG
- a CDS encoding sensor domain-containing diguanylate cyclase, translating into MERSRLRPFSTIKSRIRAYSILLVVLPLLISSLVFLFYLRSFLITEKQHEMAANLAVQAEYFDKWMRERQADVVFLAGLPEVRDGDLRAIQETFSDYVAAQKEGFGVVYAGPNGRTVVDTSAPSGVDLSDRAYFAAARRGLPYISEVLVGRTSGKAVMIFSAPVVGSHGNFRGVVFTPVRMDALSGMLERVRLGSQGRTFLITEDGRLLSRLERRGLEKSESGQLLTSLRTPALIAAAQGVQPSEPYADAMGKRLVGAWARLSLKPWLLVAEIPEGEVVGGALSALALTLGGAFLTILLITPLLIRLANSISQPVSRLAEFSESMQRGDYDATCQLDATSNAPVEVQRLYGSFCSLGDTVRSTIRTLEETTITDQLTGVHNRRFLMREGERLMALAVRGAQPLCGLMLDIDHFKRINDRYGHQPGDAVLAAVAQAVASTVRASDVLARIGGEEFFVLTPGADEAQAAGLAERIRQAVAARVVRVRDAQIRCTVSIGVAELGGDIPSGPSTMDDLLARADKALYAAKSGGRNRVVPHSLLAAREAAPGRQTT; encoded by the coding sequence ATGGAACGAAGCAGACTCAGACCGTTCTCCACGATCAAGAGCCGAATCCGGGCCTATTCGATCCTCCTCGTCGTCCTGCCGCTGCTCATCTCCTCCCTGGTCTTCCTCTTCTACCTGCGCAGCTTCCTGATCACGGAAAAGCAGCACGAGATGGCGGCCAACCTCGCGGTCCAGGCCGAGTACTTCGACAAATGGATGCGCGAGCGGCAGGCGGACGTGGTCTTCCTGGCCGGGCTGCCCGAGGTGCGGGACGGGGACCTTCGCGCCATCCAGGAGACCTTCAGCGATTATGTGGCGGCCCAGAAAGAGGGCTTCGGCGTGGTCTACGCCGGACCCAACGGCCGGACCGTGGTGGACACCAGCGCGCCTTCCGGCGTGGACCTCTCGGACAGGGCCTATTTCGCCGCCGCCCGCAGGGGCCTTCCCTACATCAGCGAGGTGCTCGTGGGACGCACCTCGGGCAAGGCCGTCATGATCTTCTCGGCCCCGGTGGTGGGCTCCCACGGGAATTTCCGCGGTGTGGTCTTCACCCCCGTGCGCATGGATGCGCTGAGCGGGATGCTCGAGCGCGTGCGCCTGGGCAGCCAGGGCCGCACCTTCCTGATCACCGAGGACGGCAGGCTTCTGAGCAGACTCGAACGAAGGGGACTCGAGAAATCCGAGTCCGGCCAGCTCCTGACGAGCCTGCGTACGCCTGCGCTGATCGCTGCGGCCCAGGGCGTGCAGCCCTCGGAGCCTTACGCGGACGCCATGGGCAAGCGTCTCGTCGGCGCCTGGGCCCGCCTTTCGCTCAAGCCCTGGCTGCTGGTGGCCGAGATCCCGGAAGGCGAGGTCGTGGGCGGCGCGCTCTCCGCCCTCGCCCTGACCCTGGGCGGCGCGTTCCTGACCATCCTCCTGATCACGCCGCTGCTCATCCGGCTGGCCAACTCCATTTCGCAGCCCGTGAGCCGCCTGGCGGAATTCTCCGAATCCATGCAGCGGGGCGACTACGACGCGACCTGCCAGCTGGACGCGACCAGCAACGCGCCCGTGGAGGTGCAGCGGCTCTACGGCTCCTTCTGCTCCCTGGGCGACACCGTGCGCTCGACCATCCGCACCCTCGAGGAGACCACGATCACGGACCAGCTGACAGGGGTGCACAACCGACGTTTCCTGATGCGCGAGGGCGAGCGCCTGATGGCCCTGGCCGTGCGCGGCGCACAGCCCCTGTGCGGCCTGATGCTCGACATCGACCACTTCAAGCGGATCAACGACCGGTACGGCCACCAGCCGGGCGACGCGGTGCTCGCGGCCGTGGCCCAGGCCGTCGCGTCCACGGTGCGCGCCTCGGACGTGCTGGCGCGCATCGGCGGGGAGGAGTTCTTCGTGCTGACGCCGGGAGCGGACGAGGCGCAGGCCGCCGGGCTCGCCGAGCGCATCCGCCAAGCCGTCGCGGCCCGGGTCGTGCGCGTGCGGGACGCCCAGATCCGCTGCACCGTGAGCATCGGGGTGGCCGAACTCGGCGGGGACATACCCTCCGGCCCCTCGACCATGGACGACCTCCTGGCCCGCGCCGACAAGGCGCTCTACGCGGCCAAGAGCGGCGGACGGAACCGCGTGGTGCCGCACTCCCTGCTCGCCGCGCGGGAGGCCGCGCCCGGGCGGCAGACTACGTAG
- a CDS encoding PilZ domain-containing protein, with the protein MEKDERRSAERFPLDANFCILRLDGGRTLLCEVGNASATGLMLTILHEGRAGEVALGDTLQLVEYPRNMAPMIATSFGVVVWINRQTLGLRFIEAEEPRDVPEGAPLP; encoded by the coding sequence ATGGAAAAGGACGAGCGTCGCAGCGCCGAGCGCTTCCCCCTCGACGCGAATTTCTGCATCCTCAGGCTCGACGGCGGCAGGACCCTGCTCTGCGAGGTAGGGAACGCCAGCGCCACGGGACTCATGCTGACCATCCTCCACGAGGGCCGGGCCGGAGAGGTCGCCCTCGGCGACACCCTGCAGCTCGTGGAATATCCCCGGAACATGGCGCCCATGATCGCCACCTCCTTCGGCGTGGTCGTCTGGATCAACCGCCAGACCCTGGGCCTGCGCTTCATCGAGGCCGAGGAGCCCCGGGACGTCCCGGAGGGCGCGCCGCTTCCCTGA